A single window of Dermacentor albipictus isolate Rhodes 1998 colony chromosome 1, USDA_Dalb.pri_finalv2, whole genome shotgun sequence DNA harbors:
- the LOC135906098 gene encoding antimicrobial peptide microplusin-like → MKAVFVSCLLVVALVASTSAHHLELCKKSDAVLVTELECIRQKIPPATNAAFDNAVQQLGCADRACAMRKMCAGNDLEAAMAQYFTKEQIKDIHDAATACDPDVPHGHGH, encoded by the exons ATGAAGGCTGTCTTCGTATCCTGCCTGCTCGTGGTCGCCCTCGTGGCTTCAACTTCGGCTCATCACCTGGAGCTTTGCA AGAAGAGCGACGCTGTGTTGGTGACGGAGCTCGAATGCATCAGGCAGAAGATTCCCCCGGCG ACCAACGCCGCCTTTGACAATGCGGTTCAGCAACTGGGCTGCGCTGACCGTGCCTGTGCCATGCGAAAGATGTGCGCAGGAAACGACCTG GAGGCAGCTATGGCACAGTACTTCACC AAGGAGCAGATCAAGGACATCCACGACGCGGCCACTGCGTGCGACCCTGACGTTCCCCACGGCCACGGCCATTAA